The DNA sequence GGTACGTGACAAGTTCTTTCTATCTAATTTGTTTTTACTGTTAAGAAATTTTGTGAATCAGACTGATGAAGATTATTATAAAATTAGTAGATGCCAAAGGACAGTGCTCAAGCTGCATCACTAATATTCACTACTTTCTCCTTTCGGTTAAAAGGTTGACAATTTATTTTTCAAGCAAGGATCCTCTTAAAAAATGTGCTTGAAATAAAAACCAACATATATTTGAGTTTACAAATAGAAAAGCTTATCACCCGAGTACAAATCTGGAATGTCAATGTGTAAAACAGATATATTATTTTGGTCCCTTCTCTTAAAAAAAATGCAGAAATGTGAAATCTCCGGGGGGTTGAGCTAGAGATAACATAAATGTGTAATATGTAAAGGCCAAACTACCATACCTTAACTATCAAGTATACCTAAAGATAAAAAGACAAAAGCTGAATCTTCTTTTGCCTCATTGAGGCATCTTTGTCACTGGTGTGTAAAAGCaattcttggattgtttttttttttttgaacaaGGTACGGCAAGATGCATTGGGCTAAGATTACTGGAGAATCAGTTGGATATGATGCTAGTAGTCGGGGCTGGAATTCCTATAATACTAGTCACTTGCAAATGATTTCCGAGAAAAGTAGCATACCAGCGTACTGGATTGACAGTGAGGAGAGAATCGGTCCTGGAAACAGAATAACCTACAAATTATCAGTAAGTTCTGCAAATTATTCTAATCTTATTGAATAATTAGTATTCAATGATTAATTATAGAAGGCGGTATTCTGTTTTATATAGTATTCCTAACATTCATGAGTTACAGGTGCTATTAAAATCTTAGTATTTGATGCACACATTGGACTTTTACATTTACATTTGTACATTAACTAGGTCACTGAAATCCTAAATTCCAATTTAGCATACGATATTTATCCGTGTTGACATATTGTGACATGCAGTACAGTGAGTTGGGTAAGAAAAGAAGACTGGTTAGTTGATATAGGGATAACTGCTGGTGGAAGTACCCCTAATAAAGTGATGTTGCAATTCACAGACTTTACGAATTAGGTCTATGGATATGTAATGTATGAGGAATAGGAAGACTAAGAAATATATTAAATACTTTCAACTCAGATGTAGTTTCTGAAATGGCATGAATGTTAATTTCGATAAACATTTCAAAATCACAAAATGTGCTAAATTTCGTTTCCACATTGCGAGAAAAATACAAAGATTTATCTTGCTGCAGGTATATAAAAATGCAGCATTAGTCCTTGCATATTCTGTGATATATAGACTTTACATATTCGAGTATCATACACAGAAATGTAAACTTACACAAAAAATAAACTTTAACAAGATAATTCTTGAAACACCATGATGAAGGCTGCAGATGTTTTCAGTTTGCATGTTGCATATTTTACAGATGAGGTAAGAAAAGATCAACTCTTCATGACCTTGTGTTAAGAGTCATCATCAGACTTTTTAAATTCCCATGGAGGTAGGCAGCCTTTATAGTGGGAATGTAGAAACAATGAAGTAATTGATACTTCCCTCTCCTTATGATACATGGAAATTGATGTGAAGCAATTAAAGGCATTACTCAGACTCTTCTTTTCATTAGTAGAGAATTGGAAATCTGGTTCAGTTCTCTTAGCAGAAGTTTTAAGGGCCTCTGGGAGTACAGAGTTGCATAGTGAACCTACAGAAAGTTAAATGAACGAAACATGAGGCCAGAAGCTTCTAACCATTGCTAAATATCAGATGACATTGCCGTAACTGGATTAGCGCTCAAGGTGACTCTAAAAAACTTAGTAACATATAATATCATGTATATGGTTAAAGCAACATATAATATCAGGTCTTAAAGCTGCACTTGTCAAAGCTATGCTACAAAATATACAGTACCCCATGTCCAAGTAAATACTAGTTTCAGTGAGAGGAGCCTGGTTAAACAATTACCTATATTGGCTAATCGATTCACCCATTTTGGAATCCGGTTTCCAGTTAGCTGGTAACATATATCCTCACAGAAGTGGTTGCAGTTTTTTGCAACCAAATTATATGAATTGCCATTGTAGTGTGCGGATTGGTGCTCAATGAATTCTCTAACTTGGATAGGATCCATGTAAGTTGACCCCATATAAATTGATTTTCTGAACTTGAAGCCAGGGCATTGCCGAGGTTCAATCTCAAAGACACCACTAGCGGCAAGTTCATGGGCTCCGTAAGCATATTCTACTCCATCAACTGTAAGCATTAAAAATTGCATGCCAATAAAAGAATTTAACTTTAGACAAGAACAGAACAACCAGCATTTTATTTAAACAAGACGAAACCCAGACCTTCCAAACCAGAGTGGAAGACACCGAGGCCTGCCCAATAGACGTAGCCATTGATGGCTGTCAAGTCATACACATTTAGATACACAGGTGTCTCGCAGGGGCTATAGCTTGCTGACTGTACTTTAAACATGCAAAAACGATTACTAGGCTTGGCTCGTAGATAGTGAGGTACTAATGACCGCCACCCACGCTTTCGTTCTATCTTCATGCAATTAAGTGTAATCAACCAGTTATTGAATCGAATCCTACTTCTTTTCCTGTAATATAGGTAACATCACATTCAACTTCAAGGACACGTTATAAGATTAACATATAAAATACAAACATAAGGATCCACAAATACCTCTAAATATAGTTGCAAGCAAGTAGGTAAAACTTCTGTTATCCTATTTCCTTTCAACTCTACTACAGCAAACTAACAATCAAACTTCATGTCAGGATGAAACACATGGGTTAACTTGGCTGGTTAAGCACTGAAACTACTTGCAAGTTGCAACCTTCTACTATAGGTGATAGGTCTCAGCAGTAATCCACCGGCAGACCACAAAATTACAATTTTTATCTCCAATATATTTCCCGAGTATAGCTCAGCAGGATCCCCGTAAAacatactccctctgtccctcccatttgtttacactttccttttttggatgtcccttccaattgtttacatttcaaaactttccaaaaatggtaaggtttttataatttttaaaataactacatccactacttctctccactatacccactttatacatataatattaatcggtcccactactttactcacttttttaacttttctccactattttatcattttttttaaactccgcgccccacccaaatgtaaacatttgggagggacggagggagtataatgTAAAGAACTAAATCAGTAGCTCCCTATGTTTGTCTCCAAAATAAGCTCCCAAACCCCTAAAAAATTTGGCACAACCCTTGATTAGGAAACACACTTCCACTAGTCAACTCGGAATTCTAATTAAAccattgaaaatatttaaaaaaaatcaagatTCATGAGCCATATCTTATCTCATAGACCGAATCACAtaaaagataaagaaatgaacTTTGCATAAGTATCACATTGTCCCTGCATTCATTCCATTGTACTCGCTCAGTTCCAATTTATTTGTCCACTTTTTGTGGTTAAATTGACCTAATTTTGACCGAAa is a window from the Apium graveolens cultivar Ventura chromosome 1, ASM990537v1, whole genome shotgun sequence genome containing:
- the LOC141667884 gene encoding deSI-like protein At4g17486 codes for the protein MKIERKRGWRSLVPHYLRAKPSNRFCMFKVQSASYSPCETPVYLNVYDLTAINGYVYWAGLGVFHSGLEVDGVEYAYGAHELAASGVFEIEPRQCPGFKFRKSIYMGSTYMDPIQVREFIEHQSAHYNGNSYNLVAKNCNHFCEDICYQLTGNRIPKWVNRLANIGSLCNSVLPEALKTSAKRTEPDFQFSTNEKKSLSNAFNCFTSISMYHKEREVSITSLFLHSHYKGCLPPWEFKKSDDDS